Genomic DNA from Actinacidiphila sp. DG2A-62:
GTTGGCCTCAATCCAGAAATACATGTGGCGTACGCCTGGGATTCTCCTGGCTGCGTGAAAGAACCGTTGCCTCCTCGACGGATAGACAACGGTAGCCGTAAGGCGGCGAGAGGATTCAGGCACTGCATCTCCCCTGGGAAGGCATGAGCGTGTCCTGCCTCCATCATGCACGGAAGGCAGGACACGCGGGTCACGCTACGCGTGGATCTCGGCGTTCGGTGTGGTTCTGAACCCCGAGGACCAGGCGACGTTCACGTACGTCGTGCCGTTGAAAGTGACCGGGCCCACGTTGTCACTGCCCCAGGCAACGTAGCCGTCGCCGCCCGGAGCGGTCTCGCAGCCGGGGAAGACCGCGACGTCCCAGACGCCCGGATCACTGGTCGTCACGTTGTACCGGAAGGTCGCGGTCACGTCGCAGACCGTTCCGACGTACTGCCGCGTGTACGAGGTCCACGAGTCGACCCGCAGCCCCGATCCGACCAGCTTCTGGCAGGTGTCGCCGATGCACTTGGTGGCGTTGTCAGGCTGCGCCTCGCTGTCGTAGTGAACCGTCGGAGTGAGCTTCACCGCGTGGACCTTCGTCCCCGCCGGCGCTCCGGCAGCAGCCTTCGCGACGTCTGCCAGCGCCCTCGGCGAGAGCTCACCGGCGTTGACGACCGTCACGCCTTGGCCCGTTGCGCTGCCGGCATGCGCCGGCGTGGCAAGACCGACGAACGCCAGCATCATCAGACCAGTCGCTAACAACAGCCACCTGAATTTAGCTAACGCCATTACCCCTCCCCTGAAAATGAATCAAGCATTCCGTTTATGTGCGAAGACACCCGAGACGCTCTCATTCTGCACGTGCATGGTCAAGGTGGTTTATGACCGATGAATCATTTTCGGACAACCGGATCCGCGCCGGGCTTCAGCGCGGCTGATTTCCGGCCGAACTGGTGCCGGCCGTATCCGCCGCCGCCTCCCGGGCGTGCCTGCGCACTTCCACCTCCACCTCGTAGGTGGAGGTCAGACCGGCCTCCGCCAAGGCCCGAGCCCGTGCCTCGCCCGCGGCGGCCGCAGCCGCGTGCAGCGCGGCGAACTCCTGGTCCTCCTGCTCGGTCCACGGCCGCAGCGGGGGCACTCCCCCGCCCTCCTCCGGCCCCGCGGCATCGGCTCGGCGGGCCGTGTCCACCTGCTTCCGGTAGGTGGACACGGCTTCCCAGGCGGCGTCCGCGGCCCGCTACGCCTCCAGCGCGGCCAGCTTATTGTGCAGGTCAAGAGGGTCTTTGTGATCTCCGGTCTCGGGCATGGCCGCAGCATACGAACCACCACCGACACCGGTGCACCAAGCCGATACCCGTGCACCGGCGCAGCAGGCACGGGAGCACCGCGACCGGCCCGGCGGCCGTCAGATTCTTCCGACCGCCCTGCCCCTGTCAGCGGCGTGGCGGTAGCCGGGCCGGTACGGGGCGCCGCCTCGATGCACCCGCGGCGCTCCTACTTCGGCTCCGCCTCAGGGCGTCCGGCGGTCGCGCTGGCCCCCTGGTCACACGACGGTCGTCATCTCCTCTATGCGGGCGGCGAAGCCGTCCGCGGGCAGGGGCAGGTCGACGTCGTCGTCGACGAAGTGGACGTTCTCCTTGACGTAGACCACGACGGCGTTGGCGGCCTCGGGGACGTCCTTGAGGCGGGCGATGATGTTCAGGACGTTCCCGGCGCGGGCCTGGTGGCCGTTGCGTATGGCGCGGGTCCACATGCGGCGGCCGGGCTCGGGGACCTGCTGCTGCCACCAGTGGGCTTCCTGGCTTTCCCCAGGGCGAGGTGGTGGAGCACGAGGCAGAACTTCGCGGCGTGGTCGTCGGCGCCGGCGGCGAACTGCCACCAGAAGCGGGCGCTGTCCTCGCGGTCGGCCAGGTGCAGGACGCAGGCCAGGACCCGGGCGCCGTCGGGTTCGAGTATCCGGCTGGGGTCGCCTCCGGCGCCGCTGGAGCTGCTGACGAAGGTGGCCATGGTGTGCAGGGCGTCGGGCTGGCTGATGACGATCTTGCACATGTGCTGGAGGGCGGCGGCCGACTCCTGGCGCTCGCGGGACTCTGCGTCGGCGTAGGCGCCCCAGTGCGTGCTGGGCTCCCACGGAGTCGGGCGGGGCGGGTCGGACCACAGGTCGGGGGCCGTGGCGTCGTCGAAGGTGAGGGCGCCGGACAGCAGTTGCTCGGTCGCCGCGGCGGCCAGGCGGCTCTGGGCGGCTGCGAGTTCCTCGCGGGTGTAGGCCGGGGAGATGAGCCTCGCCTTGGCCAGGAGCTGGTCAATCGACGTTGCGGGCATCGTCGTGTCCCTTCTTCAGGTCGTAGCCGAGGGCCTCGGCAAGGCGGCGGCGGGCATCGCGGAGGGTGGAGCGGACGGTGGCCTCGGTGATGCCGAGGACGCCGGCCGTCTCGCGGGTGGTGCGGCCCAGGGCCAGGCGCATGAGGGCGACGTCGTGCTGGCGTTCGGGCAAGGCGTCGATGGCCTGCCAGAGCGCCATGGTGGTCTCCAGTTCGCCGATCGGGTCGACGACGTTCTCGTAGAGCGACCGGGTGGCGAAGATGGCGTCGGCCATCTTCTGCCGGCGGTCGCGGTCGCGGGCGGCGTCCTTGACGCGGTTCTTCACCAGCCACCAGGCGTAGGCCGCCGGCTCGGCCTGCTCCAGCACCTTGGCC
This window encodes:
- a CDS encoding sigma-70 family RNA polymerase sigma factor gives rise to the protein GGAVNEYGLRGRRPRRTKIVVEDTQPLDFQAFHTLYRGDYVRWAELYLGSRADAEDAVDGAMLELLAQWAKVLEQAEPAAYAWWLVKNRVKDAARDRDRRQKMADAIFATRSLYENVVDPIGELETTMALWQAIDALPERQHDVALMRLALGRTTRETAGVLGITEATVRSTLRDARRRLAEALGYDLKKGHDDARNVD